A stretch of Nitrospirota bacterium DNA encodes these proteins:
- a CDS encoding multicopper oxidase domain-containing protein: MFTIKGIFQKGLHLFGIVSFLMLGVYPAAAGETDRYKKVSSDENYQSDSDWQKKLKTQIETEEKMEGRAGVSDKVNEAMEKLMKEIEIGTGHASHSEHQGAKTPFKDMATMQQMDRSFFLGPASNTESVTGGGRCPANAPLKVYDISAINVEITLNQWLDYHPGYMYVLTENIPAVRAEEKKNQEARKAPGYNPGAVTTGLQTDMIQPLSFRGNQGDCVEIILRNQMKDEDTGLHIHGSSMIVKSTGQAATMSNPDSNIKPGKSQTFQWFIRVDEQEGAHMFHSHVGREAASLGLIGAFMVEPLGSKYLDPVSGKESQSGWQMMIVNNKTANTTQYDFREFVLYYHEIGDESFRPLNRSGEMVPQRDPNTDAYRPSARAINYRSEPFGVNNLALQEKYFHFEDESMSYSAYTFADVPTALPRSYMGDPAKFRLVHGGGEVFHSHHPHGGTIRWLRQPKADGKADFIATAAGNGPVKFPEVRTTSDRVDVQVIGPSEVLDLQTECGSGLCQQLAGDFLFHCHVAHHYVAGMWSYWRVYNTLQSGNYPFASTDVMPSLQELPDRKGRMKLPVTSDQLVGKTMDWFDKKWHITAGQSDWSKPIPDINIKDWVKMMVPPAGQPGHTSDEKGQIEAYDATVWDWSWDGNKALGEPEATGTFDFPKYKSPMPGKRPPILFDAKTGKTAWPHFKPHFGKRVPFARHHGPAPWLEPIHMNKDTGALPSDPGSVGAPNEETTLPAKPGEQGRWSLCPSNAGRKQYTIHFIETPITLTKGLGNIKPVDDPNGLLYVLQEQEADVRKNNDLRLPLVYRANVYDCVDVILKSEWKDNDNQNFQSSKINIHPHFIQFDNQASDGVITGFSYEQSVRPFTMLGKKAQKSLPPPMNALLVDDSKTGSKIIRVKMGEGATPFHVDTEVMIGMEQVKTSEVRLVKEIKKDKEDLMITLNEPLKHDHSKNEIASVEYVRYRMWVDSDIGTVFWHDHAFGATTWPHGGVGAMIVEPYGSTYHNPTSGDEIRSGPVADIHGTEPIGYGVNGSFRELVVMPHDTVPTTAQVVTEGNPPGQKIQVAIDAGQTISFTMPYDLSLTTAKMLNGGTHTTGGGFNFRAESLARRLAHNSEPSLVFSSKAHQDPSTPLLRAYLGDTMVVRLLHTLMNESHVWHIAGHAFRTERYAQFSDLRNAHHVGIAERYDLVMKAGGAQQMAGDYLHYNGRPSHLSEGSWGIVRVLDQLDPTLKPLPGREEIPQSAKLVCPSDAPVKSFTVLAVDRSLKYNPDAPDTIDVDFDRKLLVSNPNGKIFMLEGEKSAVATSTQPMPLTLHVNSGDCIKVTLKNELKSNSRASFSADMLAFDPKDSEGVNVGNNPGDQTVGVHQSKTYTFYAPPQYGEFVANVWDWGNPLNNVRDGLFGAIVVGPRGAKYRHPVTGEDVSLKNSWTADVLLDRSLPESQGRSDYRDVSLFFQDEDNIIGTSFMPYLQHLAGLAGVNYRIEPWSNREEKGCEAGNMFTACLTGQTEPVTPTIMAHAGDPVRIHVFGSYNEQNQVFSIEGHEWPFKPNMVGADMLSSLQFGSSENLDVFIKEGAGGPYHIPGDYVWQDHRMPYMEAGEWGYLRVLPVGDQRILPLNGTPRVNTATEDLVPEKKEKIGPLSMRDKQVE, translated from the coding sequence ATGTTCACCATCAAAGGTATTTTCCAAAAAGGTCTGCACCTTTTTGGCATTGTCTCATTCCTGATGCTGGGAGTCTATCCGGCGGCCGCCGGAGAGACGGATCGCTATAAAAAAGTTTCTTCCGATGAAAATTATCAATCCGACTCGGACTGGCAAAAAAAATTAAAAACACAGATCGAAACTGAAGAAAAAATGGAGGGCCGGGCAGGGGTTTCTGACAAAGTTAATGAGGCGATGGAAAAACTCATGAAAGAGATTGAAATCGGTACCGGGCACGCCTCTCATTCGGAACACCAGGGAGCGAAAACTCCTTTTAAAGATATGGCCACGATGCAGCAAATGGATAGAAGTTTTTTTCTAGGCCCTGCATCCAATACGGAGAGTGTAACCGGCGGCGGAAGATGTCCGGCTAACGCCCCGCTTAAAGTCTATGACATCAGCGCCATCAATGTTGAAATTACGTTAAACCAGTGGTTGGATTATCACCCCGGGTATATGTATGTTCTGACCGAAAATATTCCCGCCGTTCGGGCCGAAGAAAAGAAAAATCAGGAAGCAAGAAAAGCTCCCGGGTATAATCCCGGCGCGGTGACCACCGGGTTGCAAACCGATATGATCCAGCCCTTATCTTTTAGGGGAAACCAGGGTGATTGTGTCGAAATTATTCTTCGAAACCAGATGAAGGACGAAGACACCGGCCTCCATATCCATGGATCTTCCATGATTGTTAAATCGACCGGACAAGCGGCAACCATGTCCAATCCCGATTCCAATATCAAACCTGGAAAGAGTCAAACTTTCCAATGGTTTATTCGTGTGGATGAGCAGGAAGGCGCCCACATGTTTCACAGCCATGTCGGCCGGGAGGCCGCAAGCCTGGGTTTGATCGGCGCTTTTATGGTTGAACCGTTGGGTTCAAAATACCTTGATCCGGTTTCTGGAAAAGAAAGTCAAAGCGGCTGGCAAATGATGATCGTCAATAACAAAACAGCCAATACCACCCAGTATGATTTCAGGGAATTTGTCCTTTATTATCATGAAATCGGAGACGAATCTTTTAGACCTTTAAATAGAAGCGGCGAGATGGTTCCGCAAAGAGATCCGAATACGGACGCCTATCGGCCTTCCGCCCGCGCGATTAATTATCGGAGTGAGCCCTTTGGCGTCAACAACCTGGCCCTTCAGGAAAAGTATTTCCATTTTGAAGATGAATCAATGAGTTATAGCGCCTATACCTTTGCGGATGTTCCGACGGCGCTTCCAAGATCCTATATGGGTGATCCCGCCAAATTCCGTTTGGTTCATGGGGGAGGAGAGGTCTTTCATTCCCACCACCCTCATGGAGGAACCATTCGCTGGTTAAGACAACCCAAAGCCGACGGAAAAGCTGACTTTATCGCAACCGCTGCGGGAAATGGGCCCGTAAAATTTCCGGAAGTCAGAACCACCTCCGATCGAGTGGATGTTCAGGTGATCGGTCCTTCTGAGGTCCTTGATTTACAAACTGAATGTGGATCAGGGCTTTGCCAGCAATTGGCAGGGGATTTTCTCTTCCATTGCCATGTTGCCCACCATTATGTTGCGGGAATGTGGAGTTATTGGCGTGTGTATAATACGCTTCAATCCGGTAACTATCCGTTCGCGAGCACCGATGTAATGCCGTCTCTACAGGAGCTTCCAGACCGGAAGGGAAGAATGAAGCTTCCGGTGACCTCCGATCAGCTGGTCGGAAAGACAATGGATTGGTTTGACAAAAAATGGCATATTACCGCCGGACAGAGCGATTGGTCCAAACCGATTCCTGATATCAATATCAAGGATTGGGTCAAAATGATGGTGCCTCCTGCCGGTCAGCCGGGTCATACCTCAGACGAAAAAGGTCAGATTGAAGCTTATGACGCAACGGTTTGGGACTGGTCATGGGATGGCAATAAGGCTTTAGGGGAACCTGAAGCCACGGGAACCTTTGATTTTCCGAAATACAAATCACCGATGCCGGGTAAGAGACCTCCTATTTTATTTGATGCCAAAACAGGGAAAACGGCATGGCCTCATTTTAAACCGCACTTTGGAAAACGGGTTCCGTTTGCCCGCCATCATGGACCGGCGCCCTGGTTAGAACCGATCCACATGAACAAAGACACCGGTGCGCTGCCCTCTGATCCTGGAAGCGTCGGCGCTCCAAATGAGGAGACGACCCTTCCCGCGAAGCCGGGGGAACAGGGGCGATGGAGTCTTTGTCCGTCAAATGCGGGTAGAAAACAATATACGATTCATTTTATCGAAACACCTATTACCCTGACAAAGGGATTGGGAAATATTAAGCCGGTCGACGATCCGAACGGGTTGCTTTATGTTTTACAGGAGCAAGAGGCGGACGTCCGGAAAAACAATGACTTGAGATTGCCTCTGGTTTATCGGGCTAATGTTTATGATTGTGTGGATGTGATTTTAAAGAGCGAGTGGAAAGATAACGATAACCAGAATTTCCAGAGTTCCAAAATCAATATTCATCCTCACTTTATTCAGTTCGATAACCAGGCCTCTGACGGGGTGATCACAGGCTTTTCCTATGAGCAATCCGTTCGGCCATTTACCATGCTCGGGAAAAAAGCCCAGAAGAGCTTGCCTCCTCCAATGAACGCTCTATTGGTCGATGATTCTAAAACGGGATCAAAGATCATCAGGGTGAAGATGGGAGAAGGGGCGACTCCGTTCCACGTCGACACCGAAGTCATGATTGGAATGGAACAGGTAAAGACCTCCGAAGTCCGCCTGGTCAAGGAGATCAAAAAGGATAAAGAAGATTTAATGATCACTTTAAACGAGCCTTTAAAACATGACCATTCAAAGAACGAAATTGCCTCGGTCGAATACGTTCGGTACAGGATGTGGGTCGATAGCGATATCGGCACCGTTTTCTGGCATGACCATGCTTTCGGCGCAACGACCTGGCCCCATGGAGGTGTCGGGGCAATGATCGTAGAGCCTTATGGGTCCACTTACCATAATCCGACAAGTGGAGACGAAATCCGGTCAGGCCCTGTTGCAGATATTCATGGAACGGAACCGATCGGATATGGGGTCAATGGGAGTTTCCGGGAATTGGTTGTGATGCCGCATGACACCGTCCCGACAACAGCTCAGGTGGTCACGGAGGGCAATCCTCCCGGCCAGAAAATTCAGGTGGCAATTGACGCGGGTCAAACGATCTCGTTTACGATGCCGTATGATCTTTCTCTGACCACCGCAAAAATGTTAAATGGAGGCACCCATACGACAGGGGGCGGATTTAATTTCAGGGCTGAATCCCTTGCAAGGCGGCTTGCCCATAACAGTGAGCCTTCCCTTGTCTTTTCAAGTAAGGCGCATCAAGACCCCAGCACTCCCCTTCTCAGGGCCTACCTGGGGGACACGATGGTGGTTCGGCTGCTTCATACGTTAATGAACGAAAGTCATGTCTGGCATATTGCCGGCCATGCGTTCAGAACTGAGCGGTACGCGCAATTTTCCGATCTTCGGAATGCACACCATGTTGGGATTGCCGAGCGCTATGATCTGGTGATGAAGGCGGGTGGCGCACAACAGATGGCAGGAGACTATCTCCATTATAATGGGCGTCCGTCTCATTTGTCTGAAGGAAGCTGGGGAATTGTTCGGGTGTTGGATCAGCTGGATCCGACGCTTAAGCCCCTTCCAGGACGGGAAGAAATTCCGCAATCTGCAAAATTGGTTTGTCCTTCAGACGCGCCTGTTAAATCCTTTACCGTCCTGGCGGTTGACCGTTCTTTGAAGTACAACCCGGATGCGCCTGACACCATCGACGTTGATTTTGATCGAAAACTTCTGGTGTCAAACCCGAATGGCAAGATTTTTATGCTTGAAGGCGAAAAATCAGCGGTGGCAACGAGCACACAGCCGATGCCCCTTACGCTCCATGTCAATTCGGGGGATTGTATCAAGGTGACACTCAAGAACGAATTAAAATCTAACAGCCGCGCCTCCTTTAGCGCCGATATGTTGGCCTTTGATCCAAAAGACTCGGAGGGTGTCAATGTTGGGAACAATCCCGGTGATCAAACGGTAGGGGTTCATCAGAGCAAGACCTATACCTTCTATGCACCCCCGCAATACGGGGAGTTTGTAGCGAACGTTTGGGATTGGGGAAATCCGTTGAATAATGTTCGGGATGGGTTATTTGGTGCGATCGTGGTTGGACCCAGAGGCGCCAAATACCGCCATCCGGTAACGGGTGAGGATGTTTCCCTGAAAAATTCCTGGACGGCTGATGTCCTTTTGGATCGCTCTTTGCCCGAAAGCCAGGGACGGTCCGATTACAGGGACGTTTCACTGTTCTTCCAGGACGAGGATAATATCATTGGCACCTCGTTTATGCCTTATCTTCAGCATCTTGCCGGTTTAGCAGGGGTCAATTATCGGATTGAGCCCTGGAGTAATCGTGAAGAAAAAGGGTGTGAAGCAGGGAATATGTTTACAGCCTGTCTCACCGGACAAACCGAACCTGTAACTCCGACGATTATGGCTCATGCCGGCGACCCGGTTCGAATTCATGTGTTCGGATCTTATAATGAACAGAACCAGGTCTTTAGTATTGAAGGACATGAATGGCCTTTTAAACCAAACATGGTCGGGGCGGATATGTTAAGCAGTCTTCAATTTGGAAGCTCCGAAAATCTCGATGTGTTTATTAAAGAAGGGGCCGGCGGGCCTTACCATATTCCTGGCGATTATGTATGGCAGGATCATCGCATGCCGTATATGGAAGCCGGGGAATGGGGTTACCTTCGGGTTCTGCCCGTCGGCGATCAAAGGATTCTTCCTTTGAACGGCACTCCCAGGGTCAATACGGCGACCGAAGATTTAGTCCCTGAGAAGAAAGAGAAAATCGGTCCTCTCTCAATG